The following are encoded together in the Nocardia sp. XZ_19_385 genome:
- a CDS encoding GtrA family protein has protein sequence MTVLEAPRQVVLPPSMYTPWAVAYPAMGDLTSARFEDLMRYLRGDRAFAQLIRFALVGGSSNVAYVLLFFAMHGIGPLVANVAGSVVSTIIANELHRQLTFHAAGRVGWFTAQWEGGGLALIGLGISTAGLAALEIWAPGLGGAAQAGAVLALTAAVGGLRFLALRGLVF, from the coding sequence ATGACGGTTCTCGAAGCTCCACGGCAGGTGGTTCTGCCCCCGAGCATGTACACACCGTGGGCTGTCGCATACCCCGCCATGGGCGATCTGACCAGCGCGCGGTTCGAAGATCTGATGCGGTACCTGCGCGGCGATCGGGCCTTCGCCCAGTTGATCCGCTTCGCGCTGGTCGGCGGTTCCAGCAATGTCGCCTACGTGCTGCTGTTCTTCGCGATGCACGGCATCGGCCCGCTGGTCGCGAATGTCGCGGGATCGGTCGTCAGCACGATCATCGCCAACGAACTGCACCGCCAGCTCACCTTCCACGCGGCCGGTCGGGTCGGCTGGTTCACCGCGCAATGGGAAGGCGGCGGGCTCGCCCTGATCGGACTCGGCATCAGCACAGCGGGATTGGCGGCCCTGGAGATCTGGGCGCCCGGGCTGGGTGGCGCGGCGCAGGCCGGAGCTGTACTGGCTTTGACCGCCGCGGTCGGCGGGTTGCGGTTCCTCGCGCTGCGCGGTCTCGTCTTCTGA